The Montipora capricornis isolate CH-2021 chromosome 3, ASM3666992v2, whole genome shotgun sequence genome includes the window TTTTGTTTGCAGTGCATTTTCTTTTGCGAGATGAGCAATTCTTTGCAATATGTGCCTGAATTAATGGAGAAAGGTGTGTCCCTGATGGGCTACTGTAAATAACAAATTATTGTTTCAGTTATTGACAGCaaagttcaaaatgaaatttctgATAGTAAAGATGTTAACAACAAGTACCTCAAGTTCTCGGAGAACCTCATCAACAAAATCCGTAGAGTTTTCCTTATACTTGACAGCAAGTGCTATGGCTTCCCTGAAAGCCTTTAATAGACAACAATAATGAGATTGATAATTAAAGAATGCAATATGCAATCTCAAACTGTTGCAGTTTGTTCCCTGACAAACTAATGTGAACTAGTAAATTATACATCAATGATGTGCGGAGGAGACCAGGGATTTCACCTAAACATCTCGGTGTTTATCTAGTACCGACTTTAAGAGTGACGGGATGGCCTGGAATTACTATCAACACTTGAATAGGATATGAGCCCATGACCTCTGATATACCAGtacactgccataataataaataataataataataataataataataataataattagtagtagtagtggtagtagtagtcaGAGTTGGGCTAGAGTTGTCTACACAGCGGTTCAGATGGtaaaggcaaatggagtgagatggtacgtGCATGTGTTGAGAagggatgatgggcatgttctgagaaaagcattggagttcgaagtgaagggcaagaggaacCGAGGAgaggacgaccaaagaagaTGTGGAAGACGCacgtggagaaggagagcaagagtgatggtttggagaaaaaggacgccGTGAATGAagcgagatggagagtgggagtttaaaagattgctgacaaagtgggttAAATCCGGCCACCCCGTTTACAGGGGTAAACcaggatcaaaattggattgatgatgatgatgatgagtagtagtagcagcagcagcagcagcagtagtagtagtagtagtagtggtagtggtagtagtagtagtagtagtagtgtacATCCCTTAGTACATGTACTGGTAGTAGATTTTTCAACACAAAAGGCGAAATTTCGTATCTCtaagcagccatgtaatattctatttatcacataaacaccaataaaaatactaaaatttaatcatttcacgaaaggtaTCAAAAGGCACGATTTCAtgtgtaaccatagcaacaatgatcttttcacatgtgaaaataataCCGGTATGTTATCTTCATGTGTGAAAATATCACGTTTTGACGCAAAAGCTCacttagtatttcattggtgtttaaaTAATAAGAGGTATTTATCGACCTATCAAGTCAACTGGGAGCTGGTAATTTTGTGAGTTCCTAATAAACCCATAAAGGATGTAGATAATAAGAATACACACTATAATTACTTGGACTGAGGAAAGGGGCAtgttttaaaacctttaaaCAGATGcaaacattgttgggtgttacaaCATGTAGTGTCCGTTTTGCACaccctgttgcatgttgttgaGTATTGTTGGAGTGCTCACAATTAGCAGTCGTCCGGTCGTCCCAGCCAACCAGAAAGTTTATTGGGCaactagtttttggtaaaatgaaaaggttggttgcccgaagaaaaacaacagacAACCCAGCCAAAGGTAGAAAATGTATTACTTAAGTAGTATTCGACTCACTCAACGGTTTCCTGTTGTCAATGTCTgatagtagtgtgaagttaacGATAGGCAATTTGTTGCACTTGAGCATTTttccatgttttgaatatctgtagcTTTTGCAAAAAATTCACATGTAGCTGGCGATGGAGATCGAAGGCTCCATTTTGAAAGTGCTTAACCCCAGAATTCCACAAAAAAGAACCACAGGCACACACTTAAAACTATGGGATACTCAAGCACCAACGCTATGAGATTGCACcccaatagatcgttttcactgtcacacaataaaaaaataaaccgaaaaccatccagtggaaaaagtcaagaattcgtgatgttgtagcaGATAAACGAAGAAGATACTTCTCAAAGTTTTATGCCTGGGCGGTTCGCCAAACGTCAGTTATtagtcgaaatgtttcgcagaaatttacagagcccagtatgaaaacgccatgttggtgcacatctgtggtgcaccaatatggcggccggaaaatagtgtcaacatctgttacttactttggctatctaggagagtgatcatctgtactgaacacacagctatttacctaagcacttttcgtAATGCtgtaaattctaaaaaggctcaaaaccataaGATAAATATATATGTCACAATAAACTCAAGcatcgcctcgtgtcacgcaccgctataactcagaaattcaaaatgctctggtttccatacgaagcacgctattgagctttaaaattgcaaatggatacaaatttaccgcctcttatgcctgatgaggataaaaactttcgtggccctttagttttggattttagaaaatgatgacgtcacgtgaaaacgatctatacagTGTGCATTAATCATAGAGGTTTCCCAATGGgcaaccaagcatttatcagggcaaccaaattcACGGGTTACTTGCTCGGCTTTTGAATCAGGGACAACCTggaatgtttttttaatttaaagcaCTAGTTGTTGggaattttgcacaaaatttgaaactggtcaaaatTTTGAGCCAAcaatagactgcgagcagtcccttaATAAATCAGCTGAGCAGCCCACTTTTCTGAGGCGGTCATGTTTTGTCACACAAACGAATAAAAAGACAGAGGGAGGCTTGGGATGAAGAGAATCACCAAATTATTAGTGAAAGTGATAAGGCAAATGGTTCTGCCTTTTTATTGCTAaattaaatgtacatgtaaataaacacTCAAAATAACAACAGTAATGGCGTGGGAGTATTTTACGTGTATGTCGAATTCAATCAACTATTCAGAAAGGAAACCGCAGAAAAACTACTGTATTTACTTTGAACTTAATGCTAGCCACATTCcaaagaagcccggtaaaagAGAGGAAGAAAAGCTAAGTAGAGAAAGGCCTCAGCCTTTTTTTCTggatttgcataataaaataatgttaaattGAGTGTTGGAGTGTTTTGGCAAGTTTTTCGACAGTGTGGCGTTTGTCCACAACTATCAAGGACAATTTGTTAATTGGAACGGACAACTTGTCTGTCATTAAATCGGAAGTTAGAAGACAGAGCTTGTTCTGCAGAAATGACAACTCAATACTTGTTTGAAGCCATTTCCTTTAACAAATCCTCCTTCTTCTTTGTTCTCCATGAATGATGGCATTTGACTTTGATCAACAGAATCCTTGAGAGGACAAAGCTCTCATAAATAATGGTGTTCCGTAACCAGTATAGACATAGGAGAGCTTCAACGGCAAGTGTGTACTCTTGTTTTGGTTTAATGTTTCCATTTGAAGGGAAAATTTATCAACATCCGTACCGCAAAAGCCATATCGTGCTTATCTTTTCTCATGCATGGAAAAACAAAGCGCAATCTAACAAGAAGTAATTAAgtcgccaaaaaaaaattgactgcgGTGCATTGTAAATGGACCAAATTCTGAATGCGTTGGTTACAGAAAAGGGTGCAGTCCCTTCTTTCTCCCCTCTTCCCAAGCCTCTCtcggtcttttttttttcgtttgtgtgacgtttgcgtgacaaaacacgactgctTCAGAAAAGTGGGCCATTTGACTGGTTTATGAACTTCAAGGGACTGCTTGCAGTGtaagccaacaactcccaatatttcttttgttctgtgatCACCAAAGCATAGCTTCCATTTGCACTGCtcttccaacaatgttggggCCATGTGCAttggtctccatggagatagcaaTGCATTAacttgttgaaaacaagatggaaGCCGAATTTTGTAAATTTACAAGGTCTTATGGGTCCTATcattcccataatacactgcacgtccTTACATTGTTGGGAGTATTTGTGTCCGTTTGCATACAACTgtcaacaccatccaacatctgcagacccaacaactcccaacaatgttgggagctGTTGCGTCCCGAGTCCTGATTTGCATGGGGCTTTACACCATACATTGGCTTCAACTGCAAGTGGGAGTTTTCTTTCCTGAGAATGttcaattaacccattgacacctcaaacgccctaggacgcccccagttgacaagaaaaatcatctggcgttagacagagtaaaacctgtcaagtctcactcccaggggtcaatgggttaaacactTGAAACCTTAAGCGTAATGCACATGCTCAGAAATGACAACACCAAATCCACCACAAAGGTCTCTATTGACAGCTATGATATAACAAGCTGGATATACCCAGTTTCTTAGCACTTTGTTTAATCATTAAGGTTTCACAATCTACTGTACGTGTCTACTGTGCATCAATTTAAGCAACAAGCACACTTACCTTCACAACATTTGTTCCATCAGATGCAGACACAAAATAAAACGGAAGACCATGTTTTTTGGGAAAATTAAAACTCTTTTGTGTTACATTATAGTCAACTTTggatgaaaagaattttttaaggaaaataaGGTGTTGTCCACATACACATATTAACCTTAGAACAAAGGAATGCAATGCTCCTCAATATTATTAATTACAGTATCAAATGATGAAGAAAGTCACTGTAattacacacacacaaaaaaaaaaaatactgatacttcacacacacacacaaaaaaaagaatttagTGGAGCAATAATTGTATGGATGATGGAGCAGTCTAGGACTTGAGCAGCAGTCAAGTCTATTGTGTTTTTATAGAATggttaaaatgattaaaaacagAATCAGGTAAGAGTTTAAAAGGATACCATCAATTTTGTTAGCTATGACTATACAAGGTATGTTTTGTCTGTAATCTCTAAGCTCTTTATACCATTTTGCCAGATTCTTGTAAGTCACTTTCCGTGTGATATCAAAAACCTAATGGACATTCATAAAAACAATATAATGTTACCATCTGAATGATTGGAATATTTCACTTTTAATTAGCAGGGGAGATAAGACAATAAATTTAATGTGGCTAAATGCAATTTACGCACAGTTAACAATGAGCCAATGCTGCCAGTAGTCTTGCTCATTTTTGCACATGACCTGTGGGGCACCCTGGGGGCTTTCACTTACATGTAAAGCTTTGCCCAATCATTTTGGAACAGTGCCTTTGTGTGTGAACCTTTGGGTCGCgtcgtacctcattgaacgggcttcaaGATTGGCCAATggaacaatagaacgaacaaaggcgacaatggatttagcacagaaaacaataagaagtacgacactatacagccaatgaaatatacggttcaacaagaggtaccaCCCTACCCGATTATTTGCAGATTCATTAGCCCTGTCCTCCTAAATGTACATATTTTCTGAATATCTACATTGTATTTCAGTGCTTCTGACAGGGACtgcacaatttcaatgaaatctGCACAACAAAACACAATTCCTAAATATCCACACAATCCTGCACAATACTGACCCTAACCCTCACCCTATAACCAAGATTTTTAGAACCTTTCCAAGAAATTTTCAGGCCATTTCCTTTCCAAAAACTCCTTTTGTCAAACAGCTTCGTCGGACATTACAACGATAAAAAAGTATACAAGGCATTTTCTGTAGTTCTGTGTGGTCCTGGGCACTAGGTTGGTTCTACAATGGCAAATCGAGACAATCTGCAATGACTGTCCAAAACACTAAAAGCTCTTCAATTTTAGGCTCATTGTTTAGATTCTTAACTTCAACTTTCACGAGGACAACAACAAGCTATGCAAATTGCAAAACACCAAACAATTCACggcacaattttaattttttttcccaaaccCCGTCAGAAGCCCTGCAGTATTCTCATGATAGGAATGGAATTGCAGTATCCACTTAGGGTACACTACAAACAAGACTGTTTTGACAAACAACTCACTAGTAAGCAGGAATGTGCCTGATGGTAATATGAAGGATGCATGCTACTAAATCTCTCTTGACCAGCAGTGTCCCAGAAGTCTAAAAGAAACAAGTGAAGATAATAGGTCTGAAGAAATATTTCCTTCAAGGGGCACTAGAGagcatacatgtagttgtaCAAAAATTAGCCCTGTTGAGGGattagaaaacttaaaaaatggaaagacaCTGACATTACTAATAAT containing:
- the LOC138042611 gene encoding rab-like protein 2A — translated: MAASDAVETDEKTNMDSSVKVICLGDSAVGKSKLVERFLMDGYKPQQLSTYALTLFQYKTLVDGVDVRVDFWDTAGQERFSSMHPSYYHQAHSCLLVFDITRKVTYKNLAKWYKELRDYRQNIPCIVIANKIDVDYNVTQKSFNFPKKHGLPFYFVSASDGTNVVKAFREAIALAVKYKENSTDFVDEVLRELENFDNMNLNQDDYDSDKKSSDEDGKT